The following are encoded together in the Triticum dicoccoides isolate Atlit2015 ecotype Zavitan chromosome 6B, WEW_v2.0, whole genome shotgun sequence genome:
- the LOC119325468 gene encoding tyrosine-sulfated glycopeptide receptor 1-like isoform X2, whose protein sequence is MQTLHFSNKTCSKILGIPSLGLALVLLVCLASPASCCTDQEKGALLQFLAELSQDSGLSATWRNGTDCCNWEGITCRQDRTVTHVLLPSKGLEGRISQSLGNLTALQHLDLSDNSLSGGLPLGLVSSSSITTLDVSFNQLNGTLQELLSSTPGGPLQVLNISSNLFAGQFPSTTWKAMENLIALNASNNSFTGQIPTQLCSTLPSLKVLDLCFNKFSGSVPPGLGDCSKLRELRAGYNNLRGRLPDELFNATSLEYLSFANNGLYGVLDNKRIVNLRNLATLDLGGNQFSGKIPDYIGQLKRLEEFHLNNNNMSGELPYALSNCTNLITIDLKSNKLGGELSNVNFSNLPNLRTLDLWSNNFTGTVPESMYSCSNLTALRLANNKLYGQLSSRIGNLKHLSFLSLGKNNFTNIANALQILKSSKNLTILLISFNFKGELMPEDDRIGGFENLQVLDMDGCQLSGQIPLWISRVTQLKMLILRSNQLTGPIPDWINSLSRLFYIDVSNNTLTGEIPLTFTEMPMLKSTDNTTHLDPRVFELPVYTGPSLQYRVVTSFPTMLNLSNNKFTGVTPPQIGQLNLLAVLDFSFNKLSGQIPQSICNLTNLQVLELSSNSLTGAIPAALNTLNFLAEFNISNNDLEGPIPSGGQFNTFQNSSFNGNPKLCGPMLTHKCSKDSISQSSRKKRDKKAVFAIAFGVFFGGIAILLLLARLLVSIRQKGFTGKNRRESNGDVEEPSFYSSSEQTLVVVRIAQGKGVENKLKFADILKATNNFDKANIIGCGGHGLVYKAELSDGSKLAIKKLNGEMCLMEREFSAEVDALSRAQHENLVPLQGYCVQGSSRFLVYSYLENGSLDDWLHNRDDGASSLLDWPTRLKIAQGASLGLSYIHDACNPQIVHRDIKSAGRYYGLHPTRVWASMGCYAKR, encoded by the exons ATGCAGACACTCCATTTCTCCAACAAGACATGCAGCAAGATATTGGGCATACCTTCCCTTGGCCTTGCTCTTGTGCTGCTGGTCTGCTTGGCCTCTCCTGCCAGTTGCTGCACGGACCAGGAGAAGGGCGCCCTTCTCCAGTTCCTTGCTGAGCTCTCCCAAGACAGTGGCCTCTCTGCGACATGGCGGAATGGCACAGATTGCTGCAATTGGGAAGGGATCACCTGCAGGCAAGATAGGACGGTCACCCATGTCTTGCTGCCTTCAAAGGGCCTCGAGGGGCGCATCTCACAATCCCTTGGAAACCTTACCGCGCTGCAGCACCTTGATCTCTCTGACAACTCGCTGTCAGGTGGTCTGCCGCTGGGATTGGTGTCGTCCAGCAGCATTACTACACTTGATGTTAGCTTTAACCAGCTCAACGGGACACTCCAAGAGCTGCTGTCATCAACCCCTGGCGGGCCTCTGCAGGTACTAAACATCTCAAGCAACTTATTTGCAGGACAGTTTCCATCCACCACATGGAAAGCAATGGAGAATCTGATCGCACTCAATGCCAGCAATAACAGCTTTACTGGGCAGATACCAACTCAATTATGTAGCACCTTGCCATCCCTCAAGGTGCTTGATCTGTGTTTCAACAAATTCAGTGGCAGCGTACCCCCAGGACTTGGTGATTGCTCCAAGCTAAGAGAGCTCAGGGCTGGGTATAACAACCTCAGGGGAAGACTCCCAGATGAACTATTCAATGCAACCTCGTTGGAATACCTGTCTTTCGCAAACAATGGTTTATATGGAGTTCTTGATAATAAGCGCATAGTCAACCTCAGAAATCTCGCAACCCTTGATCTTGGAGGGAACCAATTCAGTGGAAAGATTCCAGATTATATAGGTCAACTCAAGAGACTGGAGGAGTTCCATTTGAACAACAACAACATGTCAGGGGAGCTGCCGTATGCTCTGAGCAACTGCACAAATCTCATAACAATTGACCTCAAGAGCAACAAACTCGGTGGAGAACTTAGCAATGTCAATTTCTCCAACCTGCCCAATCTAAGAACTTTAGATCTTTGGTCCAACAACTTCACCGGTACAGTTCCAGAAAGTATGTACTCATGCAGTAACCTGACTGCGCTGCGGCTAGCTAACAACAAATTATATGGGCAGCTCTCATCGAGAATAGGCAATCTGAAGCACCTGTCCTTCTTGTCACTTGGTAAAAACAATTTCACAAACATCGCAAATGCACTTCAGATCCTTAAGAGCAGCAAGAACCTTACCATCCTGCTTATTTCGTTCAATTTCAAGGGAGAGCTCATGCCAGAGGATGACAGAATTGGTGGTTTTGAGAATCTTCAGGTGTTGGACATGGATGGTTGCCAATTATCTGGACAAATACCTCTATGGATATCAAGAGTGACACAACTGAAGATGTTAATTTTAAGAAGCAATCAACTCACTGGACCAATACCGGACTGGATCAACTCCTTAAGCCGTCTCTTCTATATAGATGTGTCAAACAACACTCTTACAGGAGAAATCCCCTTAACATTCACGGAGATGCCAATGCTAAAATCAACTGACAACACAACTCATTTGGACCCAAGGGTCTTTGAGCTGCCTGTTTATACTGGCCCATCACTTCAATACCGTGTGGTtacatctttcccaacaatgttgaATCTAAGCAACAACAAATTCACAGGTGTGACCCCCCCACAGATTGGTCAGTTGAACTTGCTTGCTGTACTTGATTTCAGCTTCAACAAGTTATCTGGACAGATCCCCCAATCGATTTGCAACCTCACGAACTTGCAGGTGCTAGAGTTGTCCAGCAACAGTCTCACAGGTGCTATCCCAGCTGCATTGAACACCCTGAACTTCCTTGCAGAATTCAACATTTCAAACAATGACCTAGAAGGACCCATTCCATCTGGAGGCCAGTTTAATACATTTCAGAATTCTAGTTTCAATGGGAATCCAAAGCTGTGTGGCCCTATGCTCACTCACAAATGCAGTAAAGATTCAATATCTCAATCCTCCAGAAAAAAACGAGACAAGAAAGCTGTTTTTGCAATTGCATTTGGCGTGTTCTTCGGAGGCATTGCTATTCTTTTGTTGCTGGCGCGTCTCCTTGTCTCAATTAGGCAGAAGGGTTTTACAGGAAAAAATAGAAGGGAAAGTAATGGAGATGTTGAAGAACCTTCATTCTACTCCAGTTCAGAGCAAACATTAGTTGTGGTGCGGATAGCACAAGGCAAGGGAGTAGAAAACAAGCTCAAATTCGCTGACATTTTGAAAGCTACGAACAATTTTGATAAGGCGAACATCATTGGATGTGGAGGTCATGGATTAGTCTACAAGGCAGAGCTATCTGATGGCTCCAAGCTGGCAATCAAAAAGCTCAATGGTGAAATGTGTCTAATGGAAAGGGAGTTCAGTGCAGAGGTTGATGCACTCTCCAGGGCACAACATGAAAATCTTGTACCACTGCAGGGTTACTGCGTCCAGGGAAGCTCGAGGTTTCTCGTATATTCCTACTTGGAGAATGGAAGCCTGGATGATTGGCTCCATAACAGGGATGATGGTGCTAGCTCATTGCTTGACTGGCCTACTCGGCTCAAGATCGCACAAGGAGCAAGCCTGGGCCTTTCTTATATCCATGATGCCTGCAACCCTCAAATTGTCCATCGTGACATCAAATCTG CTGGTAGGTACTATGGGTTACATCCCACCCGAGTATGGGCAAGCATGGGTTGCTACGCTAAGAGGTGA
- the LOC119325468 gene encoding tyrosine-sulfated glycopeptide receptor 1-like isoform X1, with product MQTLHFSNKTCSKILGIPSLGLALVLLVCLASPASCCTDQEKGALLQFLAELSQDSGLSATWRNGTDCCNWEGITCRQDRTVTHVLLPSKGLEGRISQSLGNLTALQHLDLSDNSLSGGLPLGLVSSSSITTLDVSFNQLNGTLQELLSSTPGGPLQVLNISSNLFAGQFPSTTWKAMENLIALNASNNSFTGQIPTQLCSTLPSLKVLDLCFNKFSGSVPPGLGDCSKLRELRAGYNNLRGRLPDELFNATSLEYLSFANNGLYGVLDNKRIVNLRNLATLDLGGNQFSGKIPDYIGQLKRLEEFHLNNNNMSGELPYALSNCTNLITIDLKSNKLGGELSNVNFSNLPNLRTLDLWSNNFTGTVPESMYSCSNLTALRLANNKLYGQLSSRIGNLKHLSFLSLGKNNFTNIANALQILKSSKNLTILLISFNFKGELMPEDDRIGGFENLQVLDMDGCQLSGQIPLWISRVTQLKMLILRSNQLTGPIPDWINSLSRLFYIDVSNNTLTGEIPLTFTEMPMLKSTDNTTHLDPRVFELPVYTGPSLQYRVVTSFPTMLNLSNNKFTGVTPPQIGQLNLLAVLDFSFNKLSGQIPQSICNLTNLQVLELSSNSLTGAIPAALNTLNFLAEFNISNNDLEGPIPSGGQFNTFQNSSFNGNPKLCGPMLTHKCSKDSISQSSRKKRDKKAVFAIAFGVFFGGIAILLLLARLLVSIRQKGFTGKNRRESNGDVEEPSFYSSSEQTLVVVRIAQGKGVENKLKFADILKATNNFDKANIIGCGGHGLVYKAELSDGSKLAIKKLNGEMCLMEREFSAEVDALSRAQHENLVPLQGYCVQGSSRFLVYSYLENGSLDDWLHNRDDGASSLLDWPTRLKIAQGASLGLSYIHDACNPQIVHRDIKSGNILLDKEFKAYVADFGLARLILPNNTHVTTQLVGTMGYIPPEYGQAWVATLRGDIYSFGVVLLELLTGRRPVSVFCTPKELVPWVLQMRSEGKQIEVLDPTLRGTGYEEQMLKVLEAACKCVDHNQFRRPTIMEVVSCLSSINADPEMQRSANI from the coding sequence ATGCAGACACTCCATTTCTCCAACAAGACATGCAGCAAGATATTGGGCATACCTTCCCTTGGCCTTGCTCTTGTGCTGCTGGTCTGCTTGGCCTCTCCTGCCAGTTGCTGCACGGACCAGGAGAAGGGCGCCCTTCTCCAGTTCCTTGCTGAGCTCTCCCAAGACAGTGGCCTCTCTGCGACATGGCGGAATGGCACAGATTGCTGCAATTGGGAAGGGATCACCTGCAGGCAAGATAGGACGGTCACCCATGTCTTGCTGCCTTCAAAGGGCCTCGAGGGGCGCATCTCACAATCCCTTGGAAACCTTACCGCGCTGCAGCACCTTGATCTCTCTGACAACTCGCTGTCAGGTGGTCTGCCGCTGGGATTGGTGTCGTCCAGCAGCATTACTACACTTGATGTTAGCTTTAACCAGCTCAACGGGACACTCCAAGAGCTGCTGTCATCAACCCCTGGCGGGCCTCTGCAGGTACTAAACATCTCAAGCAACTTATTTGCAGGACAGTTTCCATCCACCACATGGAAAGCAATGGAGAATCTGATCGCACTCAATGCCAGCAATAACAGCTTTACTGGGCAGATACCAACTCAATTATGTAGCACCTTGCCATCCCTCAAGGTGCTTGATCTGTGTTTCAACAAATTCAGTGGCAGCGTACCCCCAGGACTTGGTGATTGCTCCAAGCTAAGAGAGCTCAGGGCTGGGTATAACAACCTCAGGGGAAGACTCCCAGATGAACTATTCAATGCAACCTCGTTGGAATACCTGTCTTTCGCAAACAATGGTTTATATGGAGTTCTTGATAATAAGCGCATAGTCAACCTCAGAAATCTCGCAACCCTTGATCTTGGAGGGAACCAATTCAGTGGAAAGATTCCAGATTATATAGGTCAACTCAAGAGACTGGAGGAGTTCCATTTGAACAACAACAACATGTCAGGGGAGCTGCCGTATGCTCTGAGCAACTGCACAAATCTCATAACAATTGACCTCAAGAGCAACAAACTCGGTGGAGAACTTAGCAATGTCAATTTCTCCAACCTGCCCAATCTAAGAACTTTAGATCTTTGGTCCAACAACTTCACCGGTACAGTTCCAGAAAGTATGTACTCATGCAGTAACCTGACTGCGCTGCGGCTAGCTAACAACAAATTATATGGGCAGCTCTCATCGAGAATAGGCAATCTGAAGCACCTGTCCTTCTTGTCACTTGGTAAAAACAATTTCACAAACATCGCAAATGCACTTCAGATCCTTAAGAGCAGCAAGAACCTTACCATCCTGCTTATTTCGTTCAATTTCAAGGGAGAGCTCATGCCAGAGGATGACAGAATTGGTGGTTTTGAGAATCTTCAGGTGTTGGACATGGATGGTTGCCAATTATCTGGACAAATACCTCTATGGATATCAAGAGTGACACAACTGAAGATGTTAATTTTAAGAAGCAATCAACTCACTGGACCAATACCGGACTGGATCAACTCCTTAAGCCGTCTCTTCTATATAGATGTGTCAAACAACACTCTTACAGGAGAAATCCCCTTAACATTCACGGAGATGCCAATGCTAAAATCAACTGACAACACAACTCATTTGGACCCAAGGGTCTTTGAGCTGCCTGTTTATACTGGCCCATCACTTCAATACCGTGTGGTtacatctttcccaacaatgttgaATCTAAGCAACAACAAATTCACAGGTGTGACCCCCCCACAGATTGGTCAGTTGAACTTGCTTGCTGTACTTGATTTCAGCTTCAACAAGTTATCTGGACAGATCCCCCAATCGATTTGCAACCTCACGAACTTGCAGGTGCTAGAGTTGTCCAGCAACAGTCTCACAGGTGCTATCCCAGCTGCATTGAACACCCTGAACTTCCTTGCAGAATTCAACATTTCAAACAATGACCTAGAAGGACCCATTCCATCTGGAGGCCAGTTTAATACATTTCAGAATTCTAGTTTCAATGGGAATCCAAAGCTGTGTGGCCCTATGCTCACTCACAAATGCAGTAAAGATTCAATATCTCAATCCTCCAGAAAAAAACGAGACAAGAAAGCTGTTTTTGCAATTGCATTTGGCGTGTTCTTCGGAGGCATTGCTATTCTTTTGTTGCTGGCGCGTCTCCTTGTCTCAATTAGGCAGAAGGGTTTTACAGGAAAAAATAGAAGGGAAAGTAATGGAGATGTTGAAGAACCTTCATTCTACTCCAGTTCAGAGCAAACATTAGTTGTGGTGCGGATAGCACAAGGCAAGGGAGTAGAAAACAAGCTCAAATTCGCTGACATTTTGAAAGCTACGAACAATTTTGATAAGGCGAACATCATTGGATGTGGAGGTCATGGATTAGTCTACAAGGCAGAGCTATCTGATGGCTCCAAGCTGGCAATCAAAAAGCTCAATGGTGAAATGTGTCTAATGGAAAGGGAGTTCAGTGCAGAGGTTGATGCACTCTCCAGGGCACAACATGAAAATCTTGTACCACTGCAGGGTTACTGCGTCCAGGGAAGCTCGAGGTTTCTCGTATATTCCTACTTGGAGAATGGAAGCCTGGATGATTGGCTCCATAACAGGGATGATGGTGCTAGCTCATTGCTTGACTGGCCTACTCGGCTCAAGATCGCACAAGGAGCAAGCCTGGGCCTTTCTTATATCCATGATGCCTGCAACCCTCAAATTGTCCATCGTGACATCAAATCTGGTAATATCCTACTGGACAAAGAATTTAAAGCTTATGTTGCAGACTTTGGGCTAGCCAGATTGATCCTTCCCAACAACACTCATGTCACAACGCAGCTGGTAGGTACTATGGGTTACATCCCACCCGAGTATGGGCAAGCATGGGTTGCTACGCTAAGAGGTGATATATACAGTTTCGGAGTAGTCCTGCTTGAGCTTCTCACAGGAAGGcgacctgtttcagtattttgtacACCAAAAGAACTTGTCCCATGGGTTCTACAGATGAGGTCTGAGGGAAAGCAGATTGAGGTCCTGGATCCAACACTTCGAGGAACAGGGTATGAAGAGCAAATGCTGAAGGTGCTTGAAGCCGCTTGCAAGTGTGTTGACCATAATCAATTCAGGCGGCCAACTATCATGGAGGTAGTCTCCTGCCTGTCCAGTATAAACGCTGATCCAGAGATGCAAAGATCAGCCAACATATAG